Proteins encoded by one window of Serratia nevei:
- the lpxM gene encoding lauroyl-Kdo(2)-lipid IV(A) myristoyltransferase (LpxM is lauroyl-Kdo(2)-lipid IV(A) myristoyltransferase, an enzyme characterized in Escherichia coli and involved in biosynthesis of the form of lipid A found in that species and some closely related species.) — MQNEKKSNVEFIPQFQKAFLYPRYWGVWLGTGLMAGISLVPARLRDPVLGAVGKLAGKLAKGARRRARINLLYCLPELPESEREHIIDQMFACAPQSMVLMAELACTKPEKVLKRVRWHGEEVLDKVRAEGRNVIFLVPHGWAVDVPAMLMAARGQPMAAMFHNQRNQLIDYLWNAVRRKFGGRMHARNDGIKPFISSVRQGYWGYYLPDQDHGAEHSEFVDFFATYKATLPAVGRLMKVCRAAIVPLFPVYDGKTSMLDIYIREPMDDLAEADDPRIARRMNEEVENLVGPNPEQYTWILKLLKTRKEGEIEPYSRDDLYR; from the coding sequence ATGCAAAACGAGAAGAAATCGAACGTAGAGTTCATCCCGCAGTTTCAGAAAGCCTTTTTATATCCGCGCTACTGGGGCGTGTGGTTGGGAACCGGCCTGATGGCCGGCATTTCGCTGGTGCCTGCGCGCCTGCGCGATCCGGTGCTGGGGGCGGTCGGCAAACTGGCCGGCAAGCTGGCGAAGGGCGCACGCCGTCGTGCCCGCATCAATTTGCTTTATTGCTTGCCGGAGCTGCCGGAAAGCGAACGTGAGCACATCATCGACCAGATGTTCGCCTGCGCGCCGCAGTCGATGGTGCTGATGGCGGAACTGGCCTGCACCAAGCCGGAGAAAGTGCTCAAGCGCGTGCGTTGGCACGGTGAAGAGGTGCTGGACAAGGTCCGGGCGGAAGGGCGCAACGTCATTTTCCTGGTGCCTCACGGCTGGGCGGTGGATGTGCCGGCGATGCTGATGGCCGCGCGCGGCCAACCGATGGCCGCGATGTTCCACAATCAGCGTAATCAGCTGATCGACTACCTGTGGAATGCCGTGCGGCGTAAATTCGGCGGCCGCATGCACGCGCGCAACGACGGCATCAAACCGTTTATCAGTTCGGTGCGGCAGGGGTATTGGGGCTACTACCTGCCCGATCAGGATCATGGCGCGGAGCACAGCGAGTTCGTCGATTTCTTCGCGACCTATAAGGCGACGCTGCCGGCGGTAGGCCGGTTGATGAAGGTGTGTCGTGCGGCGATCGTGCCTTTATTCCCGGTGTACGACGGCAAAACCAGCATGCTGGACATTTATATCCGCGAGCCGATGGATGACCTGGCCGAAGCCGACGATCCGCGCATTGCCCGCCGCATGAACGAAGAGGTGGAAAATCTGGTGGGCCCGAACCCGGAGCAGTACACCTGGATCCTCAAACTGCTGAAGACGCGCAAGGAAGGGGAGATTGAACCTTACTCGCGCGACGATCTGTATCGTTAA
- the mepM gene encoding murein DD-endopeptidase MepM — protein MQQIVRTIALAYNNLPRPHRVMLGSLTVVTLAVAVWRPFVYHPEHNPIAKSVELESSQMRSLLPEASEPIDADQPTPDDEIPQDELDQKDAGDDGVHEYVVSTGDTLGSILTQYGIDMSDVTLLASQNRDLRNLKIGQQLSWTVNDAGDLQQLTWEVSRRETRTYDRVGNSFKESKEAQQGEWRNNVISGRVNGSFVSSAGDAGLSRNEINAVIKALQWQLDFRKLRKGDQFSVLMSREHFDGKKSQSQLLGVRLRTGGKDYYAIRAEDGKFYDRQGSGLARGFMRFPTMKQFRISSNFNPRRVNPVTGRVAPHKGVDFAMPVGTPVLAVGDGEVVIAKRSGAAGNYVAIRHGRQYTTRYMHLKKLLVKPGQKVKRGDRIALSGNTGRSTGPHLHFELWTGQQAVNPLTAKLPRSEGLSGKDRSDYLAQVKEVVPQLQLD, from the coding sequence GTGCAGCAGATAGTCCGAACTATCGCTCTGGCGTATAACAACCTGCCACGGCCCCACCGCGTCATGCTGGGGTCGCTGACAGTCGTCACATTGGCCGTCGCTGTTTGGCGGCCTTTTGTTTACCACCCAGAACACAACCCCATTGCCAAGAGCGTCGAGTTAGAATCCAGCCAGATGCGGTCATTGCTCCCTGAAGCCAGTGAACCGATTGATGCCGACCAACCCACCCCCGATGACGAAATCCCGCAGGATGAGCTGGATCAGAAAGATGCCGGCGACGATGGCGTGCATGAATATGTGGTTTCCACCGGCGACACCCTCGGCAGCATTCTGACGCAGTACGGCATCGATATGTCGGATGTCACCTTGCTGGCTTCGCAAAACCGCGATCTGCGTAATCTGAAGATCGGCCAACAGCTGTCGTGGACCGTCAATGATGCGGGCGATCTGCAGCAGTTGACCTGGGAAGTTTCCCGCCGCGAAACCCGTACCTATGACCGCGTCGGCAATAGCTTCAAAGAGTCGAAAGAGGCGCAGCAGGGTGAATGGCGCAACAACGTGATCAGCGGCCGGGTCAACGGCAGCTTCGTCAGCAGCGCCGGCGACGCCGGACTGAGCCGTAACGAAATAAATGCGGTGATCAAGGCGCTGCAGTGGCAGCTCGATTTCCGCAAGCTGCGCAAAGGCGACCAGTTCTCCGTGCTGATGTCGCGCGAGCATTTCGACGGTAAGAAATCGCAAAGCCAGCTGTTGGGCGTGCGTCTGCGCACCGGCGGCAAAGATTACTATGCGATCCGCGCCGAAGACGGCAAATTCTACGATCGCCAGGGCTCTGGCCTGGCGCGCGGCTTCATGCGTTTCCCGACCATGAAACAGTTCCGCATCTCCTCCAACTTCAACCCGCGTCGCGTGAACCCGGTGACCGGCCGCGTGGCGCCGCACAAGGGCGTCGATTTTGCCATGCCGGTCGGCACGCCGGTGCTGGCGGTCGGCGACGGTGAGGTGGTGATCGCCAAACGCAGCGGCGCGGCGGGCAACTATGTGGCGATCCGTCACGGTCGCCAGTACACCACGCGCTATATGCACCTGAAAAAACTGCTGGTGAAACCGGGCCAGAAGGTGAAACGCGGCGATCGCATTGCGCTTTCCGGCAACACCGGGCGCTCCACCGGGCCGCACCTGCACTTTGAACTGTGGACCGGCCAACAGGCGGTGAACCCGCTGACGGCCAAGTTGCCGCGTTCCGAAGGGCTGAGCGGCAAAGACCGCAGCGATTATCTGGCGCAGGTGAAGGAAGTGGTTCCTCAGCTGCAGCTGGATTAA
- the znuA gene encoding zinc ABC transporter substrate-binding protein ZnuA, translating into MAKKNKWLQRTLLASALLMAGPLSSASAAVVTSIRPLGFIASAIADGVTPTEVLLPDGASPHDFALRPSDIQRLRSADLVLWVGPDMEAFLNKALVPISATRKLAISELPAVKPLLMKGEDDDDHDHAGEAHNHADDDHGHHHGEYNMHVWLSPEIAKVTAIAIHDRLLELMPQNKDKLDANLRQFENLLTQTDKNVGNMLTPVQGKGYFVFHDAYGYFEKHYGLSPLGHFTVNPEIQPGAQRLHQIRTQLVEQKAVCVFAEPQFRPAVINAVAKGTKVRSGTLDPLGIGIALGKDSYGKFLTQMSNQYVSCLK; encoded by the coding sequence ATGGCAAAGAAAAATAAATGGCTGCAGCGCACGCTGCTGGCCAGCGCACTGTTGATGGCCGGCCCGCTGAGCAGCGCTTCCGCTGCGGTGGTGACCTCGATTCGTCCGCTAGGCTTTATCGCATCGGCCATCGCCGACGGCGTGACGCCGACCGAGGTGTTGCTGCCGGACGGCGCTTCACCGCACGATTTTGCGCTGCGCCCTTCCGATATCCAGCGTTTGCGCTCTGCGGACCTGGTGCTGTGGGTTGGGCCGGACATGGAGGCGTTCCTGAACAAGGCGCTGGTGCCGATCTCGGCAACCCGCAAACTGGCCATCAGCGAACTGCCGGCGGTGAAGCCGTTGCTGATGAAAGGCGAAGATGACGACGATCATGATCATGCAGGCGAAGCGCATAACCATGCCGATGACGATCATGGGCATCATCACGGCGAGTACAATATGCACGTTTGGCTGTCGCCGGAGATAGCAAAAGTGACCGCGATCGCGATTCACGACAGATTGTTGGAACTTATGCCGCAAAATAAGGACAAATTAGACGCAAACCTGCGCCAGTTCGAGAATCTGCTGACGCAAACTGACAAAAATGTTGGTAACATGCTTACGCCTGTGCAAGGTAAGGGTTATTTTGTTTTTCATGATGCTTACGGCTACTTTGAGAAACACTACGGTTTGAGTCCGCTGGGCCATTTCACCGTCAATCCCGAAATTCAGCCTGGAGCACAGCGCCTACACCAAATTCGAACACAGTTGGTTGAGCAGAAAGCGGTATGCGTTTTTGCTGAGCCACAATTCAGGCCGGCCGTAATCAATGCCGTCGCCAAGGGTACCAAAGTGCGTTCCGGAACGCTGGACCCGCTGGGCATCGGCATCGCGCTGGGGAAGGACAGCTACGGGAAATTCCTGACTCAGATGTCAAACCAGTACGTGAGCTGCCTGAAGTAA